The DNA segment AAAGCCACAAAATTCAACTGCCCAAATTGTAACGAAATAATCATCTGGCGATGCCAAAAATGCCGCAAATTCGGGCGCCATTATAGATGCCCAAAATGCGGATTTACGGGGCCATAAAAGTGGCAAACGTAGTAATAAGCTACAAAATTTTTCCAACAGGAATAGAAGTGGACTTTAATAAGCTGCAAAAGCAAATAGAGAAAGCCCTTCCGCCTCAAGCAAAAATTTACGCTGACTACCAAACAGAGCCCGTTGCTTTTGGCCTAAACGCTCTTATAGCCTACATTCGAATTCCAGAGGATGAAACTGGCATCTTAGATGAAGTGGAAAGAAATATAGAAAAAATTCCAACAGTGAGCCAGATTCAAACGCTTATGGTGAGAAGAACACGCTAATGCCTATTAGCTTGTAATATTTATAAGTCACATGACCCTTTTCGACTTCGTAAACTTCACAATCATATCAAAAAAGAAGGCGTAAATTTGAGTGAAATACAGCTCCGCGTAGGGGATGCAAAACAACGAGATGTAGGTCGTGGCATAGCCCGCCTAGACCAAGAAACCATGCAAAAACTCGGCATAAGCGCTGGCGACGTCATAGAAATCACAGGCAAACGAACAACGAGCGCCATTGCCTGGCCCGCGTACAGCGAAGACCAAGATCGGGGCATAATCCGCATAGACGGCTTCGCACGCAAAAACGCGAGTGTTGCCATAAACGAATATGTTGCAATCAAACCAGCT comes from the Candidatus Bathyarchaeota archaeon genome and includes:
- a CDS encoding DUF1610 domain-containing protein, which codes for MTATKTTTTIQTPICTSCNRTILTGTKATKFNCPNCNEIIIWRCQKCRKFGRHYRCPKCGFTGP
- a CDS encoding elongation factor 1-beta, whose product is MPKMRIYGAIKVANVVISYKIFPTGIEVDFNKLQKQIEKALPPQAKIYADYQTEPVAFGLNALIAYIRIPEDETGILDEVERNIEKIPTVSQIQTLMVRRTR